One window of the Rhodothermales bacterium genome contains the following:
- a CDS encoding NAD(P)-dependent oxidoreductase, whose protein sequence is MKKILITGGAGFIGYHLARHLLETGHEVELLDDFSRGVRDDALVALFEHPGLSLRSANLLTQDMDDLPADYSAIVHLAAMIGVAHVMRRPYRVLTDNVRMLDAALAIGHRQNDLDRFLFASTSEIYAGTLRSIGMTIPTPESTSLVLPPLTEARTSYMLSKAYGEAMCFQSGLPCTVFRPHNVYGPRMGLSHVIPELHRKTRDLPVGGVLEVASPEHRRTFCYVEDAARQIAAMLTGDVVGESLNLGQPGPEIPMRKLAKTLLRAIGRSDVEVRGLPDTPGSPTRRCPDMSRTFDRLGLAPGVSLEEGLRRTTSWYEEHVFSGAGVSAV, encoded by the coding sequence ATGAAGAAAATCCTGATCACCGGCGGCGCCGGTTTCATTGGCTACCACCTGGCCAGGCACCTGCTGGAAACCGGGCACGAGGTGGAACTGCTGGACGATTTCTCCCGCGGCGTGCGCGACGACGCCCTGGTCGCCCTGTTCGAACACCCGGGGCTTTCTTTGCGCTCTGCGAACCTTTTGACGCAGGACATGGACGATTTGCCCGCGGACTATTCGGCCATCGTGCATCTGGCGGCGATGATTGGGGTCGCCCACGTGATGCGGCGGCCCTATCGCGTGTTGACGGACAATGTGCGCATGCTGGACGCTGCGCTGGCCATCGGGCACAGGCAAAACGATCTCGACCGGTTCCTATTCGCGTCTACCAGCGAGATCTACGCCGGAACGCTGCGCAGCATCGGCATGACGATTCCGACGCCAGAGAGCACATCGCTCGTATTGCCCCCGCTGACTGAAGCGCGCACATCCTACATGCTCTCGAAGGCCTACGGCGAAGCCATGTGCTTTCAGTCTGGCCTACCGTGCACGGTTTTCCGGCCACATAACGTATACGGCCCGCGCATGGGCCTCAGCCATGTCATCCCGGAGTTGCACCGCAAAACGCGCGATTTGCCGGTGGGCGGCGTGCTTGAGGTCGCGTCGCCCGAACACCGGCGCACGTTCTGCTACGTGGAGGACGCGGCGCGGCAAATCGCCGCCATGTTGACGGGCGATGTTGTCGGAGAATCCCTGAATCTGGGTCAACCGGGTCCGGAAATCCCGATGCGTAAGCTGGCAAAAACGCTTTTGCGGGCTATCGGTCGGTCCGATGTCGAAGTGCGCGGCCTGCCGGACACGCCGGGCTCACCCACGCGGCGATGCCCGGACATGAGTCGCACATTCGACCGGCTGGGCCTTGCACCGGGTGTATCCTTGGAAGAGGGGCTGCGCCGGACCACCAGCTGGTACGAAGAACACGTCTTTTCGGGCGCGGGGGTCAGCGCGGTATGA
- a CDS encoding aminotransferase class I/II-fold pyridoxal phosphate-dependent enzyme, with protein MIPLAIPNMAGNEARYLAECVETNFVSSVGRFVTRLEEQCAGIAGTRRAVATSAGTTGLQLALLGVGVRPGDVVITPALSFIATANAVRHCGAEPWFVDIDADSWSLSPDQLSEALEAQGRRTADGWVHRPSGRRIAAILPVHLNGIPALMQELRAIADRFDVPLVADAAAAIGASLHHGQLFDLADASVFSFNGNKTVTAGGGGCVVTNDEQVADRMKHLSTTARTGPDYDHDEVGFNFRMTNLQAAVGCAQLEQVETFLAHKRTIQERYDRAFAGTLGASPHIDYGTSACWLSVAMTSGLDETRSLIAGLAERGVMARTFFKPLNRQIPYVDAPSEATPVSDRIWGRVLTLPCSTGLTEAEQETVIAAVHDAVGARVEAGAEFEAGAGAAETLATHSDSRAA; from the coding sequence ATGATTCCCCTGGCCATCCCCAACATGGCGGGCAACGAGGCCCGCTACCTGGCCGAGTGCGTCGAAACCAACTTCGTTTCGTCCGTCGGTCGATTCGTCACGCGGCTTGAAGAGCAGTGTGCCGGGATTGCCGGTACGCGTCGGGCCGTGGCTACCTCCGCCGGCACCACCGGCCTGCAGCTTGCGCTTCTGGGCGTCGGCGTGCGTCCGGGCGATGTGGTCATAACTCCCGCCCTGAGCTTCATCGCCACGGCCAACGCCGTGCGCCATTGTGGAGCCGAACCCTGGTTCGTGGACATCGATGCGGACTCCTGGTCGCTTTCGCCGGATCAACTTTCCGAGGCCCTGGAGGCGCAGGGGCGGCGAACTGCAGATGGATGGGTGCATCGCCCGTCCGGCCGCAGGATCGCTGCCATTTTGCCGGTGCACCTGAACGGAATACCGGCACTAATGCAGGAATTACGCGCTATTGCGGACCGATTTGACGTGCCGCTGGTCGCCGATGCCGCCGCAGCCATCGGCGCGTCCCTTCACCATGGGCAATTGTTCGATCTGGCCGACGCATCGGTCTTTTCCTTCAATGGCAACAAGACGGTCACCGCGGGAGGCGGCGGCTGTGTGGTCACGAATGACGAGCAGGTCGCCGACCGCATGAAGCATTTGTCGACGACCGCGCGCACCGGGCCGGACTACGATCACGACGAGGTCGGCTTCAATTTCCGCATGACCAACCTGCAAGCGGCGGTAGGCTGCGCGCAGTTGGAGCAGGTCGAAACGTTTTTGGCGCACAAACGCACCATCCAGGAGCGGTATGACCGTGCGTTTGCCGGCACGCTGGGCGCATCCCCGCACATCGACTATGGCACATCTGCCTGCTGGCTGTCCGTGGCGATGACCTCGGGACTCGACGAGACCCGAAGCCTTATCGCCGGGCTCGCTGAGCGCGGTGTAATGGCCCGCACGTTTTTCAAGCCGCTGAACCGGCAAATCCCGTATGTCGACGCTCCTTCCGAGGCCACCCCGGTTAGTGACCGGATCTGGGGGCGCGTGCTGACGCTCCCCTGCTCGACGGGCCTTACGGAGGCGGAGCAGGAAACGGTCATCGCCGCCGTGCACGACGCAGTAGGTGCACGGGTCGAAGCCGGCGCCGAGTTCGAAGCCGGCGCCGGGGCGGCCGAAACGCTCGCTACCCACTCGGATTCAAGGGCAGCATGA
- a CDS encoding acylneuraminate cytidylyltransferase family protein, translated as MSVIGLITARAGSKRIPDKNVRTLGGRPLICWTFESATEARSLDRVVLSTDCPYMAHLARQQGVEVPFLRPAELAGDHSSHDDVVRHAVEALEGVEWVVLLQPTSPFRSAGDIDAAVELARRTGDAVIGVAEAPAPLALMWQPSAAGTLRPLQSPDGTYIRSQDQPPVYYTNGALYVFSREQAVGGSILESRLRPYVMPADRSLDIDTLEDFDRAELRFGGVRRAA; from the coding sequence ATGAGCGTAATCGGACTCATTACCGCGCGCGCCGGCTCAAAGCGCATTCCGGACAAGAACGTCCGAACGCTCGGAGGCCGGCCGCTCATCTGCTGGACATTCGAGTCGGCAACCGAGGCCCGGTCGCTGGACCGCGTCGTGCTATCGACCGATTGTCCCTACATGGCTCATCTGGCCCGCCAGCAAGGGGTAGAAGTACCCTTTCTGCGGCCTGCCGAACTTGCGGGTGACCACTCCAGTCATGACGACGTGGTTCGACATGCCGTCGAAGCCCTCGAGGGGGTCGAGTGGGTGGTGCTGCTGCAGCCCACATCGCCCTTTCGATCCGCAGGGGACATTGACGCCGCCGTGGAGCTGGCCCGCCGCACGGGCGATGCCGTCATTGGGGTAGCCGAGGCGCCGGCACCGCTGGCGCTCATGTGGCAGCCGTCCGCCGCGGGCACGCTGCGGCCGCTGCAATCGCCAGACGGCACCTACATCCGGTCGCAGGACCAGCCGCCGGTGTACTACACGAACGGGGCACTGTACGTGTTTAGCCGGGAGCAGGCCGTCGGCGGCTCGATACTTGAGTCCAGACTGCGCCCCTACGTGATGCCGGCAGATCGTTCGCTCGACATCGACACGCTGGAGGATTTTGACCGCGCGGAGTTGCGGTTTGGCGGGGTGAGAAGGGCTGCCTGA
- a CDS encoding N-acetyl sugar amidotransferase encodes MENTYGLPEEVIFCKRCVISNQRPASVPEFKHTMQQKKPTMNIDDDGICDACRTADNKLAINWEKREEELVRLLDKHRRSDGRYDCLVPGSGGKDSAFQAHILKYKYGMNPLTVTWPPILYTEYGLKNWQNWIDVGGFDNISFRRNGRVMKLLTKLSIENLYHPFQTFILGQKNLAPRLAVDLDIPLIFYGENEAEYGNPIADNQTSLRDKSFFTYDNLDDLALGGVTVAELREQHGVSLADLQPYLPVSPDQMKGREFEVHYLGYYLKWIPQEIYYYAVENTGFKARPFRTQGTYSKYISIDDKIDDLHYYTTYIKFGIGRATYEASQEIRNGHLTREEGIALVERFDGEFPDRYFSEVMEYLDLPEEQFHEITDRFRPKHLWTQVDGAWKLRHTVGGTGADDVRRKAA; translated from the coding sequence ATGGAGAACACGTACGGCCTGCCTGAAGAGGTCATTTTCTGCAAGCGCTGTGTCATTTCGAACCAGCGGCCTGCCAGTGTGCCTGAATTCAAGCACACCATGCAGCAGAAGAAGCCGACGATGAACATCGACGACGACGGCATCTGCGATGCATGTCGCACTGCCGACAACAAGCTGGCCATCAACTGGGAAAAGCGGGAGGAAGAACTGGTCCGACTGCTGGACAAGCATCGCCGGAGCGACGGTCGATATGACTGCCTGGTGCCCGGTTCGGGAGGCAAGGACTCGGCGTTTCAGGCGCACATCCTGAAGTACAAGTATGGGATGAACCCGCTCACGGTGACCTGGCCGCCCATCCTGTACACCGAGTACGGCCTCAAGAACTGGCAGAACTGGATCGATGTCGGTGGCTTCGACAACATCAGCTTTCGCCGCAATGGACGGGTGATGAAGCTGCTCACGAAGCTCTCCATCGAGAACCTGTATCACCCGTTCCAGACGTTCATTCTAGGGCAGAAGAACCTCGCCCCGCGGCTCGCGGTCGATCTGGATATCCCGCTCATTTTCTACGGAGAGAACGAAGCCGAATACGGCAATCCCATCGCAGACAATCAGACATCTCTCCGCGACAAATCGTTCTTTACCTACGACAATCTGGACGATCTGGCCCTGGGGGGCGTGACGGTGGCTGAGTTGCGGGAGCAGCACGGCGTGTCACTTGCCGACCTGCAGCCCTATTTGCCTGTCAGCCCCGACCAGATGAAAGGTCGCGAGTTCGAGGTGCACTACCTGGGCTACTACCTGAAGTGGATCCCGCAGGAGATCTATTACTACGCGGTGGAGAACACCGGCTTCAAGGCCCGCCCGTTCCGCACGCAGGGCACCTACTCCAAGTACATTTCGATCGATGACAAGATCGACGACCTGCACTACTACACCACGTATATCAAATTTGGAATCGGCCGCGCCACCTATGAGGCGAGCCAGGAGATTCGCAACGGTCATCTGACCCGCGAAGAGGGCATCGCACTGGTGGAGCGCTTCGACGGCGAATTCCCCGACCGGTACTTCTCGGAAGTCATGGAATACCTCGATTTGCCCGAGGAGCAATTCCACGAAATCACCGATCGCTTCCGGCCCAAGCACCTGTGGACACAGGTGGATGGGGCTTGGAAGCTGCGTCACACGGTTGGTGGGACGGGGGCAGATGATGTGAGGCGGAAGGCAGCGTAA
- a CDS encoding polysaccharide deacetylase family protein, which translates to MRRVTIIMYHYVRELEHSRYPGIKGRSIDTFRFQLDHIARHFSPVSMAQVVHAARTGDDLPPNAALLTFDDGYIDHYTVAFPMLAERGMPAAFFPPVGPAVRRELLDVNRVHFVLASADVQTLGREVDEAVDAHRDEYDLQKPSEYRSKWAKTFVFDDPETIYVKRMLQVALPEELRGRIARDLFARHVGVSEEAFARELYCSVDQLRHMQKNGMYVGSHGDSHYWLNSVDEETQRREIEGSLAFLREIGSPVDDFWVMCYPYGGWNEGLLGVLEQFDCALGLLALADEGEAADLDRHHRYLLPRFDTNQIPFE; encoded by the coding sequence ATGCGCCGCGTCACGATCATTATGTACCACTATGTCCGGGAGCTTGAGCACTCCCGCTACCCGGGCATCAAGGGGCGGTCAATCGACACCTTCCGCTTTCAGCTGGACCACATCGCCCGTCATTTTTCCCCGGTAAGTATGGCGCAGGTGGTTCACGCCGCGCGGACAGGGGACGATCTGCCGCCGAATGCGGCACTTTTGACCTTTGACGACGGGTATATCGACCACTACACGGTCGCATTTCCCATGCTTGCAGAGCGGGGTATGCCGGCAGCGTTTTTTCCTCCTGTGGGGCCTGCCGTGCGGCGCGAACTGCTGGACGTCAACCGGGTGCATTTCGTGCTGGCCAGCGCGGATGTGCAGACGCTGGGTCGGGAGGTGGATGAAGCGGTGGATGCGCACCGCGACGAATATGACCTCCAGAAACCGTCGGAATACCGGTCAAAGTGGGCAAAAACGTTCGTATTCGACGACCCGGAGACCATCTATGTGAAGCGCATGCTGCAGGTGGCGCTGCCTGAGGAATTGCGCGGCCGCATCGCCCGTGATCTTTTTGCTCGTCACGTCGGTGTGAGTGAGGAGGCGTTTGCGCGGGAGTTGTACTGCAGCGTCGATCAGTTGCGCCACATGCAGAAAAACGGGATGTATGTGGGCTCACACGGCGATTCGCACTATTGGCTGAATTCCGTGGATGAGGAGACCCAGCGGCGGGAAATCGAGGGCTCGCTGGCGTTTCTGCGGGAAATCGGTAGCCCGGTGGACGATTTCTGGGTCATGTGCTACCCCTACGGCGGGTGGAACGAGGGGCTGCTCGGCGTCCTTGAGCAGTTCGATTGTGCGCTGGGGCTGCTGGCTCTGGCGGACGAAGGCGAGGCGGCCGATCTGGACCGACACCATCGTTATCTGCTCCCGCGGTTCGATACGAATCAGATTCCGTTCGAGTAG